The following nucleotide sequence is from Candidatus Methylomirabilota bacterium.
ATTTTTCCGACGGAGTCCTAACCGCCGTGCACCTGGATACCCTGCGGCTCTATCGCGACGTGGTCCGGCTCCGGAGCTTCTCCCGCGCGGCGGCCGCCAACGGCGTCACCCAGTCCGCGGCCAGCCAGGCCATCCAGCAGCTCGAAGCGGAGCTGGACGTGCTGCTGCTGGACCGCTCGCGCCGGCCGCTCCAGGCCACGGAGGAAGGGCGGCACTTCTATGAGGCGTGCCGGACGCTGCTCCACGGCTTCGACAAGGCGCGGGCCGACCTGGCCGCGGCCCGCCAGCGGGTGGAGGGCACGGTCCGGGTGGCGGCCATCTACTCGGTAGGCCTCCACGACATGAGCCGCCACATGCAACCGTTCATGTCGGCCTACCCGCAGGCCCGGGTGCTGCTGGAGTGCCTGCACCCCCACAAGGTGGTGGAGGCGGTGCTCCACGACGAAGCCGACCTGGGGATCCTCTCCTACCCGGCCGCCACCCGCGCCCTCGCGGTGATCCCGCTGCGGTCGGAGCCCATGGTGCTGGTCACCCATCCCAGCCATCGGCTGGCCCGCCGCCGCCGCCTCGCCCCCGCCGAGCTGAACGGGGAGCGCTTCGTCGCCTTCGACCCCGATCTCGCCATCCGCAAGGTCATCGACAGGGTGCTGAAGCAGTACAACGTCAAGGTCGACGTGGCAATGGCATTCGACAACGTGGAGACCATCAAGCAGGCCATCGGCATCGCGGCCGGTGTCAGCATCCTCCCACGGCCGAC
It contains:
- a CDS encoding LysR family transcriptional regulator, producing MHLDTLRLYRDVVRLRSFSRAAAANGVTQSAASQAIQQLEAELDVLLLDRSRRPLQATEEGRHFYEACRTLLHGFDKARADLAAARQRVEGTVRVAAIYSVGLHDMSRHMQPFMSAYPQARVLLECLHPHKVVEAVLHDEADLGILSYPAATRALAVIPLRSEPMVLVTHPSHRLARRRRLAPAELNGERFVAFDPDLAIRKVIDRVLKQYNVKVDVAMAFDNVETIKQAIGIAAGVSILPRPTVLKEIGIRTLVGVSLPFPGLVRPIGIIHRRGRRLTPAVVRFVELLQKADDVGEHLGAGEGR